CCGATGGACTGACCTGAAGATAGAGGGGGGAAACAAATGAGTAACCAGCGTGTTTCACGCCGTCAATTTTTAAATTATACACTGACGGGTGTAGGCGGTTTCATGGCAGCAGGAATGCTGATGCCAATGGTGCGTTTTGCAATTGATCCTGTATTGACAGCTGAGGCTGGAGGAGACTTTGTCTCAACGGGAACATCAGTTGAAGAACTGTCTGACGTACCGACTCGTATTGACTTTTCATACGAGCAGAAGGATGCGTGGTATACATCTGAAGTAACAAAAACAGCTTGGGTGTATCTTGATGAACAGCAGAATGTTGTAGCACTTAATCCGACTTGTAAACATTTAGGATGTACAGTGAACTGGGAAGGAACTGAAAGTGAACCAAACCGTTTCTTCTGCCCATGCCACAATGGACTTTATGAGAAATCAGGTAAAAATGTTCCTGGTACACCACCAACTGCTCCTCTTGATATGATCGAAACCAGAGTAGGTGACGACGGAATTCTGCAGCTTGGACAAACAGTACCAAACACAATTGCATAGTAAAGGAGGCGTAATGGGTGCTAAACAAGATTTATGATTGGGTCGATGAACGGTTAGACATTACCCCGATGTGGCGAGATATCGCTGACCACGAAGTGCCGGAACACGTAAACCCGGCTCATCACTTCTCAGCTTTTGTTTATTGCTTCGGAGGACTTACCTTTTTCGTAACCGTAATCCAAATTCTTTCCGGAATGTTCTTGACCATGTATTATGTACCGGACATTGAAAATGCATGGCGATCTGTTTATTACTTACAGAACGAAGTGGCATTCGGCGTCATCGTACGCGGTATGCACCATTGGGGAGCCAGTCTCGTCATCGTGATGATGTTCCTTCACACACTTCGTGTATTCTTCACAGGTGCTTATAAAAAACCACGTGAGCTTAACTGGGTTGTAGGTGTACTTATCTTTTTTGTCATGCTTGGACTAGGCTTTACCGGTTACCTTCTTCCATGGGATATGAAAGCACTGTTTGCTACGAAAGTAGGAATTGAAATTGCTGCTGCAACACCATTCATCGGTGAGCAGATCAGGGTTCTTCTTGCAGGAGACGCGTCAATCCTTGGTGCTCAGACACTGACTCGTTTCTTCGCGATTCATGTTTTCTTCCTGCCAGGTGCATTACTTGGTCTGATGGCAGCCCACTTTATCATGATTCGTAAGCAGGGTATTTCTGGCCCGCTGTAAAAAGACCGAACCACTTGGACAATAAAAAGGAGGGAAAACTATGCATCGCGGAAAAGGGATGAAATTTGTAGGCGATTCGCGAGTCCCTGCGAACCGCAAACCGAATATTCCAAAAGACTATTCGGAGTTTCCGGGTAAAACGGAAGCATTCTGGCCAAACTTTCTATTAAAAGAATGGCTGGTGGGCTCAGTTTTCTTAATTGGTTTTCTATCGCTGTGTGTAGCCCACGAACCGCCGCTTGAACGTGTAGCGGATCCAACGGATGCAGGATATATTCCTCTTCCTGACTGGTATTTCCTATTCTTATACCAGCTTTTAAAATATGATTTCGCATCAGGACCATATAACGTAATTGGTGCATTTGTTATTCCTGGTATTGCATTTGGAGCTCTATTACTTGCTCCGTTTCTGGACCGTGGACCGGCAAGAAGACCGGGTAAGCGTCCACTAGCAACTGGATTTATGCTTCTTGGTGTAGCAGCAACAATTTTCCTTACTTGGGAGTCTGTTGCTTATCACGATTGGGAAACTCAGCGTACACAAGGTGAAATCGTAGCTGAAGTTGAGATTAATACTGAAGCTGCTGGTTATGCAATCTATGAAGAACAAGGTTGTATCAACTGTCACGGTGCTAACCTTGAAGGTGGGGCAGGACCTGCTTTAGGTGATACTGGACTTACACCTGAAGAAATTGCGAATATCGCTGTGAATGGTCAGGGTGCAATGCCTGCAGGACTATTCCAGGGTACGGATGAAGAATTGCAGGAGCTTGCAAACTTCATTTCTGACCCATCTGCTGAATAACAAAAAAGAGTCGGGAAACCGGCTCTTTTTTTTACGAGGAGAGAAATAAATGAGAGAGTTTATTTATTCCTGGCTGGAAAACCGGATTTTTTTATGGTTATTGTTTTTAGTGAACCTCGGGGGAACGATATACGGTTATATCTGGTATGAACCACAGTTATCTGAAACAAAACCGGTCTTTTACATATTCGTGCCGGACAGTCCGACAGCAAGTCTCTTTTTTACGATCGTTATTTTCTTTTATCTGATTGGTAAGAGGTGGAGACTGATGGAGGCGCTCGCGATTATCACGCTGTTTAAATATGGGATCTGGGCTGTCGTGATGAACTTCTTGACCTGGCAGGTAACCGGCAACTTAACGCCGGACATGTGGATGTTAATATTCTCGCATTCGGCAATGGCCCTGCAGGGTCTCCTGTACGCCCCATACTATACGTTTAAAACCTGGCACCTGATCGCAGCCGGCATCTGGACACTGCACAATGACGTCATTGACTACGTATTTATGCAATACCCTGTTTACTCCCGTTTGGAAGAAATGATCATGGGAATCGGTTATTTTACTTTCTGGCTCAGCGTTGCCTCGATCTTTATTGCCTGGTTACTTGTCCTGAGAAATAATCGTTACGAAAGATCTTTACAGTTGACGACTTAATGAAACATCCCTTGCATAATTTAGATTATGGAGGGGAGTCTATGTACAAATTAACGGTTTTATTTTCCGGTTCATTAATTATTCACACTCTTCAGGATCTGATTCACTTCATCATCGGGCGTTCTGAAAGTATGCATCCGATGCTTTTTCTGGGATTATTTATTTCAACTTCGGTTATATCAACGTTGTGCTATGTTTCATGGCGAAAATATGTCGGAGAAAGAAATAGAAAGAATATTCGTGATCATAACAATTGACACTAAATGAGCAGCAAAGGTAAAATTTAATCAAACGTATGTAATGGAGGGTCTGAATGGAAATTTTGATTTATTTCGCACTGATTTTAATTTTGCCGCTATGGGCAAACAGCCGTGTGAAAAGGACGTATAAGAAGTATTCAAAAGTTCAGACGACGGCATATATGACCGGTGCCGAAGTAGCAGAACGAATTCTTCACGATAACGGGATCTATGATGTGACTGTAAAGCCTGGCAGAGGATTTCTGAGTGATCACTATAACCCCCGTACTAAAGAAATCGTATTGTCCCCAGATAACTATCATGGAATGTCAGTGGCAGGTGCTGCTGTAGCGGCCCATGAAGTGGGACATGCTATTCAGGACGCACAGGACTACGCTTTCCTGAGATTCAGACATAAGCTTGTTCCGGTTGCGAATCTCGGGTCGAATTTTTCATTTATCCTGATTCTTGCGGGTATTTTGTTAAGTTCTGCAGAATTCATGCTAGGTGGTATTGTTTTCTTCGCAGCAGCAGTTTTGTTCCAGTTCGTAACGCTGCCGGTGGAGTTTGATGCTTCGAATCGTGCGATGAACGAAATGGTCAGCTCAGGGCTGATCCGTAATGAAGAAGAACCACATGCCAAGAAAGTATTAAACGCTGCAGCTCTGACATATGTCGCAGCAGCGCTGATCGCATTACTTGAACTTCTTCGTTTCATCCTGATGTTTGTCGGAATGAACGGAGACGATTAAAAAAGACTGCTCTCATGCAGTCTTTTTTTTGTTCTAATTATGTTTTTTGTTTCCATTCCCATCATTGGGACTTAGATATCTATCGGTTTTTTGTTTTCGTCGAGTGTGAAGCCTTCTCCGAGTACATCGTGAACGTCTGTGACAGATACAAAGGCGTGTGGGTCAACGGAGGTAATAATATTTTTCAGACGGACGAGTTCATTACGGCCGACTACGCAATAAAGCACTTCCCGTTGTTCCTTGGAATAATGCCCGTATCCCGTCAAAACGGTTACACCACGATCCATCTCTGAAGCAATTTTGTCAGCAATCTGTTTTTGCAAAGGTGAGATGATCATCGCACCTCTTGCCGTGTAGGCACCTTCCTGCATGAAGTCAATGACTCTCGCACCAACAAAAACAGCAACTAATGTGTACATCCCCTCACGATAGTTCAAATACGTCAGTAGCGAGAGTAAAATAACACCTGCGTCAAAGATGAACATCGTCCGCCCCATACTCCAGCCAATATATTTTTTAGCTAGACGGGCTATAATGTCCACTCCACCGGTTGTTCCACCGTATCTGAAAATAATACCAAGTCCGATTCCGATAAAAGCACCGGCAAAGAGTGCTGCGAGAAACAAATCATTTGATAACGGAATGCTGAACTGATAAATATAAAATACCTCCAGAAAGATCGATACGCCGACTGTCCCGATCAGAGTATACAAAAAGGATTTTCTTCCAAGAAGTTTCCAGCCGATTAAAAATACAGGAATATTCAGCAATAAGTTCGTTATGGAAGGTTTCCAATCGAAAATAAAGTATAATAAAAGCGTAATTCCGGTGAAACCTCCTTCAGCTAAGTTGTTCTGAATGTTAAAATGAACAATGCCGAAGCTGAATACAGCGGATCCGAATAAAATAAATAAAATGTTTTTTAATTTTAAGCCAAACAAAACATTTTCCCCCTTTCTTTAACATGTGTATTTTGGATAACCGGTTTTACGGAACCTTTTGATAAAGCCACAAATAATTATAGTCGAGGTATACAGATAATAGCAATGCAGGGAGAGATGAAAATGAGAAGTGAAAAAACACTCGGTGACATGCAGCAGGAAGTAGACGATTACATAGGCCAGTTTAAAGAAGGTTATTTCAGTCCCCTTGCCATGCTCGCGAGAATGTCTGAAGAACTCGGAGAGCTGGCGCGTGAGATTAACCATCACTATGGTGAAAAACCAAAAAAGAAAACTGAAGATGAAAGCACCATTGAAGAAGAGTTAGGTGATCTGCTTTTTGTCCTAACATGTTTTGCAAACGAGCAGGGGATCAGCCTTGAAAATGCCCATAACCGCGTTATGAAGAAATTTACTACACGAGATAAAGACCGCTGGACGAAGAAGGAGGAAGCGTAATGGAAAAAATATCAGTCGTCATTGCCGGACCGAGAGGGAAAATGGGAAGGGAAGCAGTTCAGCTTATTGAACAGTCTGAACATCTTACGCTTGCAGGTGTGATTGACCGTAAATATGATCAGCAGCTATTAAGTGAGCTGGACGGATTCAGTTCTGATGTGAAAATTTATACGGATCCGGGTCTCTGTTTTGATGAAACTATTCCGGATGTACTGGTCGATCTGACAACACCTGAAACAGGTTATCTCCATGCCAGAACAGCTCTGCAGCACGGCGTTCGCCCGGTGATCGGAACAACAGGATTTACGAAAGATGAACTTAATGAACTGAAGGAGCTGTCCAAAGAAAAAAAGCTTGGAACCATTATCGCTCCGAACTTTGCTGTAGGTGCCATACTTATGATGAAATTTTCACAGATGGCAGCCAAGTACTTCAGTGACATTGAAATCATTGAAATGCATCATGATCAGAAGCTGGATGCACCGTCCGGAACGGCTTTAAAAACAGCAGAAATGATTCGTGAACAGCGTTCATCCAAAAAGCAGGGACACCCCGATGAAAAAGAAACGATTCAGGGTGCCAGAGGGGCTGAAATGGATGGCATGAGGGTACACAGTGTAAGACTTCCAGGTCTTGTCGCTCATCAGCAGGTCATGTTTGGAGGAGAGGGTCAACTGTTGACAATCCGCCACGATTCTCATGACAGAAAATCATTTATGTCAGGTGTTAAGCTTTGTATCGAAACGGTTATGAATCTTGAAGAACTTGTATACGGCGTCGAAAATATTCTGGATTAAGGGGTTGTTTTGACATGAGAATCGCACTGATTGCACACGATGAAAAGAAAGAGGAACTTTTGACATTTGTTGACCTTCATAAAGAAGAGTTTGGGCAGCATGAGTTATTTGCTACAGGTACAACTGGAAAACGAATTACAGAATTGACCGGTCTTCCGGTACACCGGTTTAAGTCAGGACCGCTTGGAGGAGACCAGGAAATTGGTGCGAGGATCGCCAATCAGGAGCTCGATGCTGTGTTCTTTTTCCGTGATCCGCTGACGGCACAGCCTCATGAACCTGATGTATCAGCACTTGTCAGACTCGGTGATGTTTATAAAATTCCGATGGCAACTAACATCGGTACAGCAAAAATTCTGATTCAGGGAATTATCAGAGGTGAGATAGAGCATGGCTGATATTTTAGCAGTCGGCGCACATTCCGATGATATTGAAATCGGGATGGCCGGTTCGCTCCTGAACTGGCGTGCACAGGGGAAAACCAGTGTTCTCTGTGATCTGACCCGTGCGGAGCGCTCCTCTAATGGCACACCTGAAAACCGGCTGCTTGAAGCGGAAAAAGCAGCGACTCTTTTAAGTGCTGATAAAAGAATTAATCTCGAAATGCCGGACCGGAATATTCAGCTGAATGAAGAAAACATAAACGCGCTCGTAAGCGTTATTCGTGAAGTGAAGCCTCAGGCAGTGTTTGCTCCTTATTATATCGATCGTCATCCTGATCATGGAAATGCCTCACAGCTCATAAAAGAGGCTGTTTTTTCAGCAGGGATACGAAAAATTTTACCGGAGCATGCACCCCATAAGGCGAAGCTTTATTATTATATGATCAATGGTGTACATAAACCGGATTTTGTTGTTGATATATCCAGTCTGATCGTGCGTAAACAGGAAGTACTGATGGCTTATAAAAGTCAGTTTACTCCTCTAGACGGTGTAGAAACCCCCCTCACCGATCAATATATCGAAAGTGTGATCGCAAGGGACAAAGTGTTTGGAAAAGAAGCAGGAGTTAAATACGCAGAAGGCTTTATCAGCCCTTTTCCCCTCATATTGAATCGTGAAATGCTAGGAGACTGATTATGAAATTAAAAATCGGCATAACCTGTTACCCGACAGTTGGAGGGTCCGGTGTTATTGCAACAGAGCTTGGAAAACTTCTTGCTGAAAAAGGACATGAAATCCATTTCATCACATCAAGTATTCCATTCCGGCTGAACAAAATGTATTCAAATATATACTTTCACCAGGTTGAGGTGAATCATTATTCTGTTTTTCAGTATCCTCCCTATGATATTGCACTGGCTAATAAAATGGCGGACGTGATTGAAAGGGAAGAGCTGGACATTTTGCACGTCCATTATGCAATTCCTCATGCGGTCTGTGCGATTTTAGGTAAACAGATGGCAAAGTCGAACGTAAAAATCGTAACAACGCTTCACGGTACTGATATTACGGTACTCGGTGTTGATGATACGTTAACAAAAGCCATCCGGTTCGGAATAGAAGGTTCTGATGAGGTAACGGCAGTTTCTCACGCGCTGGTTGATCAGACAAGCAGCCTGATAGCGCCGGATAAGACTATTCATGTTTTATATAATTTTGTGGATGAGCGGATCTACCGGAAAGTTCAATCTGACTATTTGAAAAAAGATTACGGGATTCAGGAACATGAAAAAGTGATCATCCATGTATCCAATTTCCGAAAGGTGAAGCGCGTCCCTGATGTCATCGACGTATTTGCCAGGATCAGGTCTGAGATGCCGGCGAAATTAATTCTAGCCGGTGATGGTCCTGAAATGTCAGCAGTCTTAAAAAAAGTCGATGAATTGAAGTTAAAAGATTCCGTTTTGTTTCTTGGAAAGCAGGATAACCTTGAGGAACTGTATTCAATCAGTGATCTCATGCTGCTTCTATCAGAAAAAGAAAGCTTTGGCCTCGTTGCACTTGAAGCGATGGCGTGCGGTGTCCCATGCGTTGGTACAACTGCAGGAGGCATTCCGGAAGTCATATGGGACGGAATCAACGGTTATACAGCTGAAGTAGGGGATATTGAAACCTTAAGTGAAAAAGCAATCCGTCTGCTGGGTGATGAGACACTCCATGCTTCATTTTCAAGACAGGCGGTAGTCACGGTTCAAAATGATTTTCATTCGAGTACCATCGTCAAGCAGTATGAGAAACTGTACCTGAGTCTTCTGGAAGAGGGTAGTCTCAAATGAATCCATTATTCGAACAGGCGAAACCTGTTTTGAAAAGCCTTGAATCATCCGGATTTGAAGCCTATTTTGTTGGAGGATGTGTAAGGGATCATATTCTTGGTCGAGCGATCCACGATATAGATATTGCCACTTCTGCGACACCTGAAGAAGTGAAGGGTGTATTTGAAAGAACGGTTGATGTAGGAATTGATCACGGGACAGTCCTTGTATTAACGGAACTTGGGCAATATGAAATCACTACTTTCAGGACTGAATCAGCATACACAGATTTCAGACGGCCAGATCACGTATCCTTTGTCAGATCACTGAAGGAAGATCTGAAAAGAAGGGATTTTACCATTAATGCGATGGCGATGACTGCT
The nucleotide sequence above comes from Jeotgalibacillus aurantiacus. Encoded proteins:
- a CDS encoding QcrA and Rieske domain-containing protein — protein: MSNQRVSRRQFLNYTLTGVGGFMAAGMLMPMVRFAIDPVLTAEAGGDFVSTGTSVEELSDVPTRIDFSYEQKDAWYTSEVTKTAWVYLDEQQNVVALNPTCKHLGCTVNWEGTESEPNRFFCPCHNGLYEKSGKNVPGTPPTAPLDMIETRVGDDGILQLGQTVPNTIA
- the qcrB gene encoding menaquinol-cytochrome c reductase cytochrome b subunit; translated protein: MLNKIYDWVDERLDITPMWRDIADHEVPEHVNPAHHFSAFVYCFGGLTFFVTVIQILSGMFLTMYYVPDIENAWRSVYYLQNEVAFGVIVRGMHHWGASLVIVMMFLHTLRVFFTGAYKKPRELNWVVGVLIFFVMLGLGFTGYLLPWDMKALFATKVGIEIAAATPFIGEQIRVLLAGDASILGAQTLTRFFAIHVFFLPGALLGLMAAHFIMIRKQGISGPL
- a CDS encoding menaquinol-cytochrome c reductase cytochrome b/c subunit, with the protein product MHRGKGMKFVGDSRVPANRKPNIPKDYSEFPGKTEAFWPNFLLKEWLVGSVFLIGFLSLCVAHEPPLERVADPTDAGYIPLPDWYFLFLYQLLKYDFASGPYNVIGAFVIPGIAFGALLLAPFLDRGPARRPGKRPLATGFMLLGVAATIFLTWESVAYHDWETQRTQGEIVAEVEINTEAAGYAIYEEQGCINCHGANLEGGAGPALGDTGLTPEEIANIAVNGQGAMPAGLFQGTDEELQELANFISDPSAE
- a CDS encoding DUF1405 domain-containing protein; its protein translation is MREFIYSWLENRIFLWLLFLVNLGGTIYGYIWYEPQLSETKPVFYIFVPDSPTASLFFTIVIFFYLIGKRWRLMEALAIITLFKYGIWAVVMNFLTWQVTGNLTPDMWMLIFSHSAMALQGLLYAPYYTFKTWHLIAAGIWTLHNDVIDYVFMQYPVYSRLEEMIMGIGYFTFWLSVASIFIAWLLVLRNNRYERSLQLTT
- a CDS encoding sporulation protein YpjB, with translation MYKLTVLFSGSLIIHTLQDLIHFIIGRSESMHPMLFLGLFISTSVISTLCYVSWRKYVGERNRKNIRDHNN
- a CDS encoding zinc metallopeptidase, with protein sequence MEILIYFALILILPLWANSRVKRTYKKYSKVQTTAYMTGAEVAERILHDNGIYDVTVKPGRGFLSDHYNPRTKEIVLSPDNYHGMSVAGAAVAAHEVGHAIQDAQDYAFLRFRHKLVPVANLGSNFSFILILAGILLSSAEFMLGGIVFFAAAVLFQFVTLPVEFDASNRAMNEMVSSGLIRNEEEPHAKKVLNAAALTYVAAALIALLELLRFILMFVGMNGDD
- a CDS encoding YitT family protein, which translates into the protein MFGLKLKNILFILFGSAVFSFGIVHFNIQNNLAEGGFTGITLLLYFIFDWKPSITNLLLNIPVFLIGWKLLGRKSFLYTLIGTVGVSIFLEVFYIYQFSIPLSNDLFLAALFAGAFIGIGLGIIFRYGGTTGGVDIIARLAKKYIGWSMGRTMFIFDAGVILLSLLTYLNYREGMYTLVAVFVGARVIDFMQEGAYTARGAMIISPLQKQIADKIASEMDRGVTVLTGYGHYSKEQREVLYCVVGRNELVRLKNIITSVDPHAFVSVTDVHDVLGEGFTLDENKKPIDI
- a CDS encoding nucleotide pyrophosphohydrolase, producing MRSEKTLGDMQQEVDDYIGQFKEGYFSPLAMLARMSEELGELAREINHHYGEKPKKKTEDESTIEEELGDLLFVLTCFANEQGISLENAHNRVMKKFTTRDKDRWTKKEEA
- the dapB gene encoding 4-hydroxy-tetrahydrodipicolinate reductase; this encodes MEKISVVIAGPRGKMGREAVQLIEQSEHLTLAGVIDRKYDQQLLSELDGFSSDVKIYTDPGLCFDETIPDVLVDLTTPETGYLHARTALQHGVRPVIGTTGFTKDELNELKELSKEKKLGTIIAPNFAVGAILMMKFSQMAAKYFSDIEIIEMHHDQKLDAPSGTALKTAEMIREQRSSKKQGHPDEKETIQGARGAEMDGMRVHSVRLPGLVAHQQVMFGGEGQLLTIRHDSHDRKSFMSGVKLCIETVMNLEELVYGVENILD
- the mgsA gene encoding methylglyoxal synthase — translated: MRIALIAHDEKKEELLTFVDLHKEEFGQHELFATGTTGKRITELTGLPVHRFKSGPLGGDQEIGARIANQELDAVFFFRDPLTAQPHEPDVSALVRLGDVYKIPMATNIGTAKILIQGIIRGEIEHG
- the bshB1 gene encoding bacillithiol biosynthesis deacetylase BshB1 translates to MADILAVGAHSDDIEIGMAGSLLNWRAQGKTSVLCDLTRAERSSNGTPENRLLEAEKAATLLSADKRINLEMPDRNIQLNEENINALVSVIREVKPQAVFAPYYIDRHPDHGNASQLIKEAVFSAGIRKILPEHAPHKAKLYYYMINGVHKPDFVVDISSLIVRKQEVLMAYKSQFTPLDGVETPLTDQYIESVIARDKVFGKEAGVKYAEGFISPFPLILNREMLGD
- the bshA gene encoding N-acetyl-alpha-D-glucosaminyl L-malate synthase BshA; this encodes MKLKIGITCYPTVGGSGVIATELGKLLAEKGHEIHFITSSIPFRLNKMYSNIYFHQVEVNHYSVFQYPPYDIALANKMADVIEREELDILHVHYAIPHAVCAILGKQMAKSNVKIVTTLHGTDITVLGVDDTLTKAIRFGIEGSDEVTAVSHALVDQTSSLIAPDKTIHVLYNFVDERIYRKVQSDYLKKDYGIQEHEKVIIHVSNFRKVKRVPDVIDVFARIRSEMPAKLILAGDGPEMSAVLKKVDELKLKDSVLFLGKQDNLEELYSISDLMLLLSEKESFGLVALEAMACGVPCVGTTAGGIPEVIWDGINGYTAEVGDIETLSEKAIRLLGDETLHASFSRQAVVTVQNDFHSSTIVKQYEKLYLSLLEEGSLK